The Candidatus Marinimicrobia bacterium CG08_land_8_20_14_0_20_45_22 sequence AGGATATCGCACGGAACGGTGCCGACGACTTTATTGGCGCCGACAATAGCAACCGAATCCGGATAGAATATTTTATTCAGGTTCTGTTGATGAATTTGTGCCCGAGTTATCATGAATGCTCCTAATCGAATTGTAAATTAGCCTAAGTAACCAGCGATGAATTGCACGGCGTCCTCGACGGTCTGAACTCTCAGGGCCTTGTCTTCATCCATCTCTAATCCGAATTCTTCTTCGAATCCGGCAACCAGTTCCAGACTCTGCATCGAGTCTGCCCCGAGATCGAAGATAAAGTTCGCATTGTCGGACACTTCGCTGACATCCATTTTCAAAACTTTTGCTACAACCAATTTGACTCGTTCACGAACCTCTGTTTTTTCCACTTTCTACTCCTTTACGATGATTTCATCTTACCTATTTGCTATTAATGCTACTTATAATCATTTGACGAAATACTAATAATTCCAAATTCAAGATACAAGAAATATTTATCACATTCGACTAAATCCAGTTGTTTTCTACGACATGAGGAATTCCGAAATTTCATCCCACATCTTTCGATAGGACAAGAACAAGTTAATTATTTAACTTTTTCAAGTTGGTTTTCCGAAGCATTATTTTTAATTTCCCGTCGTATGATGAATAATATTTTGATTAAAACAATTACCTTTCCTCAGATAGAAAGAAACGGTTTATGACGGAAATGATGAAGCCATTTGAACAAATGACTGACGAAGATTACGCTGATCTTGGACTACAGTCAGGATTGGAAATACATCAGCAAATCCTGACGGAAAAAAAGTTGTTTTGCCGATGCCCTGCGGGTCATTATTCGACCGAATATGATGCGGAAATTCTCCGCCACATGCGTCCGACGCTATCGGAACTCGGCGAATACGACGGCACCGCTTTAATGGAATTCAAGACAAAAAAAGAAATCATCTACCAAATCAATCGCGAGACAGTTTGCACGTATGAAATGGATGACACGCCGCCTTTTGAGATCAATCAAAGCGCGCTCGAAATCGCATTTCAAATCGCAATGCTGATGAATTACAAACTCGTGAATGAAATTCACATCGCAAGGAAACAATATCTCGACGGAAGCATTCCAACCGGATTTCAACGAACGACGATTGTCGGTGTCGATGGTTTCATTCCCTACAAAAACCGAAATATTGGCCTCATTCAGCTTGGTCTTGAAGAAGATTCCTGCCGCGAAGTTAGCGACATCGGTCATCGGCGCGTTTATCGGACAGATAGACTCGGAATGCCGCTGATCGAAACGGTTACGCGTCCGGAAATGCACACGCCTCAGGAAGTCGCCGACGTTGCGAATATTCTTCGCTGGTTAGTCAAAAGTACCGGATTTGTTCGGACTGGAATCGGCTCGGCGCGGCAAGATGTAAACGTCAGCATCAAGGGCGGGACGCGAATTGAAATCAAAGGCGTCCACCGGATTCCGCTCATTCCACTTTTAATCTACAATGAAGCCATGCGTCAGCGATCACTCCTACTGATTCGTGACGACTTACGAGAGCGCGGAATCACTGAATCGACGTTTAAAGCCGAAACCGCCGATGTGACTCATCTGATGACAAGTACGCAATGGGACCCGATTCGCTGGGCATTGCAACACAATGAAAAAATCGCATGCGTCAATTTAAAAGGTTACAGCGGCATTCTCAGTTATCCGACGCAAACCGGAAAAGTTTTTTCCAAAGAAATTTCCGACCGCGTCCGCGTTATTGCTTGCCTCACGCGACTTCCGAACATTTTGACTTCTGAAAGTACCGAAGAAACTATTGGAAGTCATGTCTGGAATAGAATCCGCAAACTCTTCTCGGCAACGTCACAGGACGCGCTGGTTATCGTTTGGGGAAATGAACAAGATTTGCAAACCGCCATTCAAGAAATCATTATCCGCGCTCGTGAAGCGATGATCGGAGTTCCGGGTGAAACCCGGCAGGCGCTGGCTGATGGAACGAACGGTTTCGAACGAATCCTTCCTGGACCGGAACGCATGTATCCGGACACGGATTTACCGCCACTGGAATTTCCGCCGGAGCGCGTCGAAGTCCTCCGAAAAAATCTTCCACCCCCAATATGGGAGCGTAGAACTCGATATAGAGATGCTGGAATTCCCAACCATCTAATCATTCCAATTGCCGCTTCGCCGCGTGCTTTATTTTTCGATCGGTTGATCGAAGCGAACGATCTTTCACCGAAATTCTGCGCAAGAATTTTCTTCGAAAAAATAGTCGCATGGCGACGTTGTGGATTACCAACGGAAAGACTGACCATTGCGGTTTTTTCGGAGTTTTTCGGAAAAATAGTCTCCGATCCTTCGCTCCTCCCAAACGCTGAACGAATCCTCCGCCAATTTCTCACATCGGATGAAAGTCTCTCAATAATTATAGAAGCGTTTTCACCGATTTCAATTTCGCATGATGAGATTTTATCTGCGCTGGTTGATATTGATAAAACCGAACCACCAAAATCGCCGCAGATTGAGGCAAACATCCGCTATTTTATAGGAAAGTTAATGAAACGATTCCAGTTCAGGATTCCAGCGAAAACCGTCTTACCCATCGTCGGTGAATTTGTAAAAAATGGGAGGCGCTCATGAGCAACAATCCCTATAAAGGTTATCGCGATCCCGTTCTTTCTGTTTTAAAAGAAAACTCGGTCGAAGTTTGGAGCGACGTTGAACTTCTGACCGATCAGGGCGAATTCAAAGGCATCATTCTGCCTCGCAGTGAAACTTCCGATGCCAAACATGTCGTCTTAAAATTGCGAAATGGTTACAACATCGGCATCGCCTTCAATCGGATTCGTTCCATCAAGGAAATCGGACGAAAAGAGGCGCATTACCAGATTCCCGAAAAGGAATTTCCGCGCGATCCGAAGAAACCGAACGTCAAATTACTCGGAACGGGCGGAACGATCGCCAGCCGTCTGGATTATCGGACGGGCGCCGTCATTCCGGCATTTTCACCCGGAGAATTGTACGGATCGGTTCCGGAACTTGCCGATTATTGTAATTTGGATACCGAGCGGCTTTTTGGCGTTTTCAGTGAAAACATGGGACCGGAGCAATGGATCGCGACCGCTCAGGCGATTGCCGCGGAAATCCAAAAAGGAACGCATGGAATCGTCATCGGTCATGGAACGGACACGATGCATCACACATCGGCGATTCTCTCGTTCATGGTTCAGAATTCACCAGTTCCGATTGTCATGGTTGGATCGCAACGATCTTCCGATCGTCCCTCTTCGGATGCGGCGTCGAACCTGATCCACGCCGTTAAAACCGCCGCGGAAAGTGACATTGCTGAGACGATGGTTTGCATGTTCGGACCGACTTCCGATCAATATGCGCTTCTGCATCGAGGCACGCGCGTCCGAAAAATGCACTCCAGTTACCGCTCGACTTTCCGTACGATCAGCGATATTCCACTAGCAATGGTTGATCGGGAGAAAATCACTCCGTTGAGACAGGATTATCAGCGGCGCCGGCCTGATAAAAATGTCACGCTCAACACAGCATTCGAGGAAAAGGTTTCCATCGTCTATTATTATCCGAACATGAAACCTGACATCATCGACTCGCTCATCGACAATGATTATCGCGGTATCATCATCGCCGGAACCGGTCTCGGGCACGTCAACAAGCCACTTTATCCGTCGCTGAAACGCGCCTGCGATAAAGGAATTTCCGTGTTTATGACGGTTCAAACATTGTGGGGTTATGTCCAGATGTATGTTTATGAAACCGGGCGCGAGATCATGCAACTCGGCGTCATTCCGGCGGCAAATCTCCTTCCGGAAGTCGCGTACGTCAAGCTCGGCTGGGCGCTCGGTCAGACAAAGGATCCGCAAAAAGTTAAAGAAATCATGCTGACGTCCATCGCGGGAGAAATCACCGAGCGCGAACCGTACGACGGTTATCTGATCTATCAGGGCGGCATTCCAGAAGTCGTAGAATTCCTACGACAAATTAAACGATAAAAGAAGGAAGAATTTCGGAGGTTTTCATGAACAAACGACTAATCACATTTTTTACGTTTATACTGACTGCCACGATTCTTCTAGCAACACCTGACGGAGATTTGCGAACGAATACTTCGCACGTCCTTTTCTCTTCGATTCCTAAACATTTTCAATTATATACGCGAAATGAAAACGATTCGGCGACTGTCGCCATTTCCGGAAAAGTCACGACGACCGGTTACGATTCCATCCAAACGGTTGTCTATCGAAACGGCGAAATCTGGAAAAAGATCGCCCAACCGCTTGCCTATTCAGGTTCCGAAGCTGCATTTTCCCTGAAACCGCAAATCCATGCTGAATTGTCCGAGTACAAATTCGATGTCGAACTTATAGCGGGCACACAAAAAACTCTAATTGTTACCTGTGACAGTATCGTTT is a genomic window containing:
- a CDS encoding Glu-tRNA(Gln) amidotransferase GatDE subunit E — protein: MTEMMKPFEQMTDEDYADLGLQSGLEIHQQILTEKKLFCRCPAGHYSTEYDAEILRHMRPTLSELGEYDGTALMEFKTKKEIIYQINRETVCTYEMDDTPPFEINQSALEIAFQIAMLMNYKLVNEIHIARKQYLDGSIPTGFQRTTIVGVDGFIPYKNRNIGLIQLGLEEDSCREVSDIGHRRVYRTDRLGMPLIETVTRPEMHTPQEVADVANILRWLVKSTGFVRTGIGSARQDVNVSIKGGTRIEIKGVHRIPLIPLLIYNEAMRQRSLLLIRDDLRERGITESTFKAETADVTHLMTSTQWDPIRWALQHNEKIACVNLKGYSGILSYPTQTGKVFSKEISDRVRVIACLTRLPNILTSESTEETIGSHVWNRIRKLFSATSQDALVIVWGNEQDLQTAIQEIIIRAREAMIGVPGETRQALADGTNGFERILPGPERMYPDTDLPPLEFPPERVEVLRKNLPPPIWERRTRYRDAGIPNHLIIPIAASPRALFFDRLIEANDLSPKFCARIFFEKIVAWRRCGLPTERLTIAVFSEFFGKIVSDPSLLPNAERILRQFLTSDESLSIIIEAFSPISISHDEILSALVDIDKTEPPKSPQIEANIRYFIGKLMKRFQFRIPAKTVLPIVGEFVKNGRRS
- the gatD gene encoding Glu-tRNA(Gln) amidotransferase GatDE subunit D, whose protein sequence is MSNNPYKGYRDPVLSVLKENSVEVWSDVELLTDQGEFKGIILPRSETSDAKHVVLKLRNGYNIGIAFNRIRSIKEIGRKEAHYQIPEKEFPRDPKKPNVKLLGTGGTIASRLDYRTGAVIPAFSPGELYGSVPELADYCNLDTERLFGVFSENMGPEQWIATAQAIAAEIQKGTHGIVIGHGTDTMHHTSAILSFMVQNSPVPIVMVGSQRSSDRPSSDAASNLIHAVKTAAESDIAETMVCMFGPTSDQYALLHRGTRVRKMHSSYRSTFRTISDIPLAMVDREKITPLRQDYQRRRPDKNVTLNTAFEEKVSIVYYYPNMKPDIIDSLIDNDYRGIIIAGTGLGHVNKPLYPSLKRACDKGISVFMTVQTLWGYVQMYVYETGREIMQLGVIPAANLLPEVAYVKLGWALGQTKDPQKVKEIMLTSIAGEITEREPYDGYLIYQGGIPEVVEFLRQIKR
- a CDS encoding acyl carrier protein; this encodes MEKTEVRERVKLVVAKVLKMDVSEVSDNANFIFDLGADSMQSLELVAGFEEEFGLEMDEDKALRVQTVEDAVQFIAGYLG